A window of the Janthinobacterium agaricidamnosum NBRC 102515 = DSM 9628 genome harbors these coding sequences:
- a CDS encoding YDG domain-containing protein, translated as MXXXKNAASGKTVTVSGTTLVDSVNDLASNYTVSNPMGLSASITPKALTLTGTLVSNKVYDGNNIAHLSGGTLNGLVGSETLGIAGQTALFSDKNAANAKTVTVSGTTLVDSANGLAGNYTVGDPTGLTASITRATIASVAGIVAVNKVYDGSTAATLNTSGATFAGKVAGDELGVTGAGGAFSDKNVGNGKTVNLSGIALSGADAGNYVLASGNASTTAAITPATLTVSASGINKVYDAGTAATVNLRDNRIGNDVFSIGSGSANFSDKNAGVGKTVTVNGISISGADAGNYIVNTTASTTASIAQAALTVKVDDAQKNQGSANPPFSASYNGLLGGDTLTAEVSGNLVFNTPATTGSAAGNYVVSASGQSSNNYALGYVDGVLKVNPATSLPPVAVPPAPLQSAVANVIAMATVAPSQGNMVPSEISIGDAPTAALVAAAPADKVNPLPVVQLNGSVATNLLPGLKLSVIDRGLLLPVEASVSFGNGGGRE; from the coding sequence GTGTGNNNNNACAAGAACGCGGCCAGCGGCAAGACGGTCACCGTCAGCGGCACCACGCTGGTCGATAGCGTCAATGATTTGGCCAGCAACTATACGGTCAGCAACCCGATGGGCTTGAGCGCCAGCATCACGCCAAAAGCCTTGACGCTGACCGGTACCCTGGTCTCGAATAAAGTCTACGACGGCAACAACATCGCACACCTTTCCGGCGGCACGCTGAACGGCCTGGTCGGTTCCGAAACGCTGGGCATCGCCGGTCAGACGGCGCTGTTCAGCGACAAGAACGCGGCCAACGCCAAGACCGTCACTGTCAGCGGCACCACGCTGGTCGATAGTGCGAATGGCCTGGCCGGCAATTACACGGTCGGCGACCCGACCGGCTTGACGGCCAGTATCACCCGCGCGACGATCGCCAGCGTGGCTGGCATCGTGGCCGTCAACAAGGTGTATGACGGCAGCACGGCGGCGACCTTGAACACGTCCGGCGCCACGTTTGCCGGCAAGGTGGCCGGCGACGAGCTGGGCGTGACCGGCGCCGGCGGCGCATTCAGCGACAAGAACGTGGGCAACGGCAAGACCGTCAATCTCAGCGGCATTGCCTTGAGCGGCGCCGACGCCGGCAATTATGTGCTGGCCAGCGGCAATGCCAGCACTACCGCCGCTATCACGCCGGCCACGCTGACGGTCAGCGCCAGCGGTATCAACAAGGTGTACGACGCCGGCACGGCGGCCACCGTCAATCTGCGCGATAACCGCATCGGCAACGATGTGTTCAGCATCGGCAGCGGCAGCGCGAACTTCAGCGACAAGAATGCCGGCGTCGGCAAGACGGTGACCGTCAACGGCATCAGCATCAGCGGCGCCGACGCCGGCAATTACATTGTCAACACGACGGCCAGCACCACGGCGTCGATCGCGCAGGCGGCGCTGACGGTAAAGGTCGATGATGCCCAGAAAAACCAGGGCAGCGCCAATCCGCCGTTCAGCGCCAGTTACAACGGCTTGCTGGGCGGCGATACGCTGACCGCCGAAGTAAGCGGCAACCTGGTCTTCAATACCCCGGCCACCACCGGTTCGGCGGCCGGCAATTACGTGGTGTCGGCCAGCGGCCAGTCGTCGAACAACTATGCGCTGGGCTATGTCGACGGCGTGTTGAAGGTCAATCCGGCCACATCCTTGCCGCCGGTGGCCGTGCCGCCGGCGCCGCTGCAAAGCGCGGTGGCCAATGTGATCGCGATGGCGACCGTGGCGCCGTCGCAAGGCAATATGGTGCCGTCGGAAATATCGATCGGCGATGCGCCGACGGCGGCGCTGGTCGCGGCGGCGCCGGCCGACAAGGTCAATCCGCTGCCGGTGGTGCAACTGAATGGCAGCGTGGCGACGAATCTATTGCCGGGACTCAAGCTCAGCGTCATCGACCGCGGTTTGCTGTTGCCGGTGGAAGCGTCCGTCAGCTTCGGCAATGGCGGCGGCCGCGAGTAA
- a CDS encoding YDG domain-containing protein: MNRIYRSIWNQSTGAYTAVSENVRSAGKRSLPGCTGGGARFALTTLAAAMMLGFGSLALAGPGGGTVVAGAANIGGTPGNMVIRQGSQHAVINWATFNIGHGEAVTFQQPNSNAVALNRVLGSDGTRIRGNLSANGKVFIVNPNGILFGQGASVNTAGLVASTLDISNSDFMSGKYQFSGAGTGKVLNQGSISAPGGYVALLGAHVSNEGTISARLGSVVLAAGKAITLDVAGDGLLNVAINEGAVGALVTNGGLIQADGGSVLLSAQAAGDLLKTVVNNTGVIEAHSIAARNGTIKLLGDMQSGTVNAGGTLDASAPDSGHGGFIDTSARQVRIDEGIRVTSAAAKGLAGTWLIDPADFNIAASGGDISGALLSRTLMNGNVNILSTMGASGTQGNINVNDTVAWSAHKLTLNAQNNININRAMLGSGSASLALEYGQGSALGAGSAYHVAAPVNLPAGNNFSTKQGSGGALVAYTVLNSLGAAGSVSQTDLQGVNGGLAGNYVLGSDIDASSTAGWNGGAGFTPLGAAPGAPFTGRFDGLGHVINGLTMNRVELDTGLFGTIGAAGVVRNLGLTGGSIELTGELSGIYPYPFSVAPLAAVNHGLIDNSHASVPVTSSNYAQTAGLVGLNAGTISNSSASGNVTDSNYAGAGGLVSLNSATGIIQNSFASGNVSVVNSAAGGLVMRNEGSIGNSYANGNISGTSGAGAGGLVGQNVGGSISNSYATGDVAGDNTLGGLVGSNDNLSSISNSYATGSVVGSGSTIGGLAGANQGTASNVYATGAVTGFGNVGGLVGGNSGALANGYASGKVTASNAGGGVIGLHSGGAVANLYFNSSINNLLSGKGNQTGGSGSASGLSTSQMTTASNYAGLNFSSTPGAPGNAWVLVNASGGGINNAGGGGGTYPMLASEYSTTIGNAHQLQLMAMDLGPSAVYTLGRNIDAGKTVGTGDVWFGSFIPLGASLGINYLGSLDGQGHVISGLNVNLPGNTQVGLFGVIGGSGKVVNLGLDGGSVRGQFEVGAIAGRNQGAISNSFSTAAVQGDTTVGGLVGFNSLGSVSNAYASGPVAAVNGETGGLVGKSQAGAISNSFANGAVSSTSGTTGGLLASSSGDTISGSFWDINGTGRATSAIGPGQYSPSGGLFTAVTRTLAIYAGAGWDLTGSWVVYDGVSAPLLRSFMTQYTVLANSDSKTYDGLAYSGNSGFVVSGVADGRISGSVTVAGSAQGAVNAGDYALRPGGLVSSGGQLGGYSINYIDGALTVNRALLSVSGASADNKIYDGLLGAQISNAVFSGLVAGDAGLVNLTSSFASKNAGNGIAVTVGLDGASAGNYTLAPVTGLSANITPKALSISGLAAGNKVYDGSGTTSLSGGTLNGLVAGETLAFSASGAFADPNAGIAKTVTVSGATLADGSGLASNYTVGNPTGLTADITPKGLTISGMSAAAKVYDGLLHASLSGGTLVGLVNGETLSFSNQSGVFSDQNAGMAKAVTVSGTTLADGSGLASNYTVSDPTGLSADITPKALTVSGLGAASKVYDGLLNASLSGGTLLGLVNGETLSITKQSGAFSDQNAGIGKAVTVSGTTLADGTGLASNYTVSDPTGLTADIIPKALTIVGVTAGNKIYDGNMSASLSGGTLSGFVGSETVGLSGLSGAFSDKHAGAGKAVTVTGAMLTDGTGLASNYTVGNPAGLTADIGKATITGVSGISAGNKVYDGTAAASLETAGALFAGLVGGDDVLVAHASGVFSDQNAGAGKTVAISGLALGGADAGNYSLASGTASATADITPRALTLTGITAGNKVYDGNTKASLSGGTLNGLVGSETLGVTGLSAAFADKNAAHGIAVTVSGATLADGSGLASNYSIGNPAGLTADITPKALTLAGVQAADKVYDGTTAASLSGGSLIGLVGGETLGIAGQAGTFSDKQAGSGKTVLVSGTTLLDGTGLASNYTVSDPLGLTASIGRATISSVSGITAGDKVYDSTTLAALNTAGASFNGMLAGDQLSVAGAGGLFSDKNVGSGKTVAISGIALGGADAGNYLLASDTASSSATIAAATLTASASGIDKVYDGGTKASVTLGDNRLAGDVLTVSNSGAQFSDKNVASGKAVTVSGISLSGADAGNYIVNDTAGTSASITPATLTVSASGIDKVYDAGTAASVTLRDNRIGNDVLSISSGSVNFSDKNAGVGKTVTVNGISISGADAGNYTVNTTASTSASITPALLTVKVNNAEKDQGGINPAFSVSYNGLLGADTVASEVSGDLRFNTPAGAGSVIGNYLVSAAGHASNNYALNYVDGVLTVNPTVALQSAVANVIGVTAVVPAQGNMVASDVAVGLDASDNKGEARTVKPLIQASGALASYAVPGLNLTVIDRGMNVPAEARAASAADD; encoded by the coding sequence ATGAACCGCATCTACCGCTCCATCTGGAACCAGTCCACCGGCGCGTATACCGCCGTGTCCGAAAACGTCAGGAGCGCCGGCAAGCGCTCGTTGCCGGGTTGCACTGGCGGCGGCGCGCGGTTCGCGCTGACAACCCTGGCGGCGGCCATGATGCTGGGCTTCGGCTCGCTGGCGCTGGCCGGGCCGGGCGGCGGCACGGTGGTGGCGGGCGCGGCCAACATCGGCGGCACGCCCGGCAATATGGTGATCCGGCAGGGCAGCCAGCATGCGGTGATCAACTGGGCCACGTTCAATATCGGCCACGGCGAAGCGGTGACGTTTCAGCAGCCGAACAGCAATGCGGTGGCGCTGAACCGGGTGCTGGGCAGCGATGGTACTCGCATCCGGGGCAATCTGTCGGCCAACGGCAAGGTGTTTATCGTCAACCCGAACGGCATCCTGTTCGGCCAGGGCGCGTCGGTCAACACGGCCGGGCTGGTGGCCTCGACGCTGGATATTTCCAACAGCGATTTCATGTCGGGCAAGTATCAATTCAGCGGCGCCGGTACGGGCAAGGTCTTGAACCAGGGCAGCATCAGCGCGCCGGGCGGCTATGTCGCCTTGCTGGGCGCGCATGTGTCGAACGAAGGAACGATCAGCGCGCGGCTCGGTTCGGTGGTCCTGGCGGCCGGCAAGGCAATCACGCTGGACGTGGCCGGCGATGGCTTGCTCAACGTGGCCATCAACGAGGGCGCCGTCGGCGCGCTGGTCACTAACGGCGGCTTGATCCAGGCCGACGGCGGCAGCGTGCTGCTGAGTGCGCAGGCGGCCGGCGACTTGCTGAAAACCGTGGTCAACAATACCGGCGTGATCGAGGCGCACAGCATCGCCGCCCGCAACGGCACCATCAAATTGCTGGGCGACATGCAGTCGGGCACGGTGAACGCCGGCGGCACGCTGGACGCCAGCGCGCCCGATAGCGGCCACGGCGGTTTCATCGATACCTCGGCCAGACAGGTCAGGATCGATGAAGGCATCCGCGTGACCAGCGCCGCCGCGAAGGGACTGGCCGGCACCTGGCTGATCGATCCTGCCGATTTTAATATCGCGGCCAGCGGCGGCGACATCAGCGGCGCGCTATTGTCGCGCACGCTGATGAACGGCAACGTCAATATCTTGAGCACCATGGGCGCTTCGGGTACGCAGGGCAATATCAACGTCAACGATACGGTAGCCTGGTCAGCCCACAAGCTGACGCTGAATGCGCAAAACAATATCAACATCAATCGGGCGATGCTCGGTTCCGGCAGCGCCAGCCTGGCGCTGGAGTACGGCCAAGGCAGCGCCTTGGGAGCTGGCAGCGCCTACCATGTCGCGGCGCCGGTGAATCTGCCAGCGGGAAATAATTTCAGCACCAAACAGGGCAGCGGCGGTGCGCTCGTCGCTTATACGGTGCTCAATAGCCTGGGCGCGGCCGGCAGTGTCAGTCAAACCGATTTGCAGGGTGTTAATGGCGGCCTGGCCGGAAATTATGTGCTGGGCAGCGATATCGACGCCAGCAGCACCGCAGGCTGGAATGGCGGCGCCGGTTTTACGCCGCTGGGCGCCGCGCCCGGGGCGCCGTTTACTGGCCGGTTCGACGGCCTGGGCCATGTCATCAACGGCTTGACGATGAACCGGGTCGAACTGGACACCGGCCTGTTCGGCACCATCGGTGCGGCCGGCGTGGTGCGCAATCTGGGCTTGACCGGCGGCAGCATCGAGCTGACGGGCGAACTATCCGGCATCTATCCGTACCCGTTCAGCGTGGCGCCGCTGGCGGCGGTCAACCATGGCTTGATCGATAACAGCCATGCCAGCGTGCCTGTCACCAGCAGCAATTATGCGCAAACCGCCGGCCTGGTCGGCTTGAATGCGGGCACCATCAGCAATAGCAGCGCAAGCGGCAATGTGACGGATAGCAATTACGCGGGCGCCGGCGGGCTGGTGTCGCTGAATAGCGCGACTGGCATCATCCAGAACAGTTTCGCCAGCGGCAATGTCAGCGTGGTCAATTCCGCCGCCGGCGGGCTGGTGATGCGCAACGAAGGCAGCATCGGCAACAGCTATGCCAACGGCAATATCAGCGGCACTTCCGGCGCCGGCGCCGGCGGCCTGGTCGGGCAGAATGTCGGCGGCAGCATCAGCAACAGCTACGCCACCGGCGACGTGGCCGGCGACAATACGCTGGGCGGCCTGGTCGGCTCGAACGACAACCTGTCCAGCATCAGCAACAGTTATGCGACGGGCAGCGTGGTCGGCAGCGGCTCCACCATCGGCGGCCTGGCCGGCGCCAACCAGGGCACTGCCAGCAATGTGTATGCGACCGGCGCGGTGACGGGCTTCGGCAATGTCGGTGGCCTGGTCGGCGGCAACAGCGGCGCACTGGCGAATGGCTATGCGAGCGGCAAGGTGACTGCCAGCAATGCCGGCGGCGGCGTGATCGGCCTGCATAGCGGCGGCGCGGTGGCCAATCTGTATTTCAACAGCAGCATTAATAACCTGCTGTCGGGCAAGGGCAATCAAACCGGCGGCAGCGGCAGCGCCAGCGGATTGAGCACCAGCCAGATGACCACCGCGTCGAACTATGCCGGCCTGAACTTCAGCAGCACGCCCGGCGCGCCCGGCAATGCGTGGGTGCTGGTCAATGCCAGCGGCGGCGGCATCAACAATGCCGGCGGTGGCGGCGGCACTTATCCGATGCTGGCGTCGGAATATTCGACGACGATCGGCAATGCGCACCAGTTGCAATTGATGGCGATGGACCTGGGCCCCAGCGCCGTGTACACGCTGGGCCGCAATATCGACGCCGGCAAGACCGTGGGCACTGGCGACGTGTGGTTCGGCTCCTTCATTCCACTCGGCGCCAGCCTCGGCATCAATTATCTTGGCAGCCTGGACGGGCAGGGCCATGTCATCAGCGGCTTGAACGTTAACTTGCCAGGCAACACGCAAGTCGGCTTGTTCGGCGTGATCGGCGGGTCCGGCAAGGTCGTCAATCTCGGGCTCGATGGCGGCAGTGTGCGCGGGCAATTCGAAGTCGGCGCCATCGCCGGACGCAACCAGGGTGCGATCAGCAATAGTTTTTCGACCGCGGCGGTGCAGGGCGACACCACCGTGGGCGGCCTGGTCGGCTTTAATTCCCTGGGCAGCGTCAGCAATGCCTACGCCAGCGGCCCGGTAGCCGCGGTCAACGGAGAAACCGGCGGCCTGGTCGGCAAGAGCCAGGCTGGCGCCATCAGCAACAGTTTTGCCAACGGCGCCGTCAGCAGTACCAGCGGCACCACCGGCGGCCTGCTTGCCAGCAGTAGCGGCGATACCATCAGCGGCAGTTTTTGGGATATCAACGGCACCGGCCGCGCCACCAGCGCGATCGGCCCCGGCCAGTACAGCCCCAGCGGCGGCCTGTTCACGGCCGTCACCAGGACGCTGGCCATTTACGCCGGCGCGGGTTGGGATTTGACCGGCTCGTGGGTGGTCTACGACGGTGTCAGCGCGCCGTTGCTGCGTAGTTTCATGACGCAATACACGGTGCTGGCCAATAGCGACAGCAAGACGTATGACGGCCTGGCGTACAGCGGCAATAGCGGCTTTGTCGTATCCGGCGTGGCCGACGGCCGCATCAGCGGTTCGGTAACGGTGGCGGGTTCGGCGCAGGGCGCGGTCAACGCCGGCGATTATGCGCTGCGGCCCGGCGGGCTGGTATCGAGCGGCGGCCAGCTGGGCGGCTATTCGATCAATTACATCGACGGCGCGTTGACGGTGAACCGGGCGCTGCTCAGCGTCAGCGGCGCCAGCGCCGACAATAAGATCTATGACGGCTTGCTGGGCGCGCAGATCAGCAATGCCGTGTTCAGCGGCTTGGTCGCCGGCGATGCCGGCCTGGTCAACCTGACGTCCAGCTTCGCCAGCAAGAATGCCGGCAACGGCATCGCTGTCACGGTCGGCCTGGACGGCGCATCGGCCGGCAATTACACGCTGGCCCCGGTGACCGGCCTGAGCGCGAATATCACGCCGAAGGCGCTGAGCATCAGCGGCCTGGCAGCCGGCAACAAGGTATATGACGGCAGCGGTACGACCAGCTTGTCCGGGGGTACATTGAATGGATTGGTGGCCGGTGAAACCCTGGCTTTCTCGGCCAGCGGCGCATTTGCCGACCCCAACGCCGGCATCGCGAAAACCGTGACGGTCAGCGGCGCAACGCTGGCCGACGGCAGCGGCCTGGCCAGCAATTACACGGTCGGCAACCCGACCGGCCTGACGGCCGATATCACGCCGAAGGGGCTGACGATCAGCGGCATGAGCGCCGCCGCCAAAGTCTATGACGGCTTGCTGCATGCCAGCTTGTCGGGCGGTACGCTGGTCGGCCTGGTCAATGGCGAAACCCTGTCTTTCAGCAATCAAAGCGGCGTGTTCAGCGACCAGAATGCAGGCATGGCGAAAGCGGTGACGGTCAGCGGCACCACGCTGGCCGATGGCAGCGGTTTGGCCAGCAATTACACGGTCAGCGATCCGACCGGCCTGAGCGCGGATATCACGCCGAAGGCGTTGACGGTCAGCGGCCTGGGCGCGGCCAGCAAAGTGTATGACGGCTTGCTGAATGCCAGCTTGTCGGGCGGCACGCTGCTTGGCCTGGTGAATGGCGAAACCTTGTCCATCACCAAGCAAAGCGGCGCCTTCAGCGACCAGAATGCCGGGATCGGCAAGGCGGTCACGGTCAGCGGCACCACGCTGGCCGATGGCACCGGTTTAGCCAGCAACTACACGGTCAGCGATCCGACCGGCCTGACGGCCGATATCATACCGAAGGCGCTGACCATCGTTGGCGTTACGGCTGGAAATAAAATTTACGACGGCAACATGAGCGCCAGCTTGTCGGGCGGCACGCTGAGCGGTTTTGTCGGCTCGGAAACCGTCGGCTTGTCCGGCTTGAGCGGCGCGTTCAGCGACAAGCATGCGGGGGCCGGCAAGGCCGTCACCGTCACGGGCGCGATGTTGACCGACGGCACTGGCCTGGCCAGCAATTACACGGTCGGCAATCCAGCCGGCTTGACGGCCGATATCGGCAAGGCGACCATCACCGGCGTATCCGGCATCAGCGCCGGCAACAAGGTGTATGACGGCACTGCAGCCGCCAGCCTGGAGACGGCCGGCGCCTTATTTGCGGGCCTGGTCGGCGGCGACGATGTGCTGGTGGCGCATGCCAGCGGCGTGTTCAGCGACCAGAATGCCGGCGCCGGCAAGACCGTCGCGATCAGCGGCCTGGCGCTGGGCGGCGCCGACGCCGGCAATTACAGCCTGGCCAGCGGCACGGCCAGCGCCACGGCCGACATCACGCCCAGGGCCTTGACGCTGACGGGTATCACGGCTGGTAATAAAGTCTACGATGGCAATACCAAGGCCAGCCTGTCGGGCGGCACCTTGAACGGCCTGGTCGGTTCCGAAACCCTGGGCGTGACAGGCTTGTCGGCGGCCTTCGCCGACAAAAACGCCGCCCATGGCATCGCCGTGACGGTCAGCGGCGCCACGCTGGCCGATGGCAGCGGCCTGGCCAGCAATTACAGCATCGGCAATCCGGCCGGCTTGACGGCGGATATCACGCCGAAGGCCTTGACGCTGGCCGGCGTGCAAGCGGCCGACAAAGTGTATGACGGCACTACTGCCGCCAGCCTGTCCGGCGGTTCCCTGATCGGCTTGGTTGGCGGCGAAACGCTGGGCATCGCTGGCCAAGCCGGGACGTTCAGCGACAAGCAGGCGGGCAGCGGAAAAACCGTGCTTGTCAGCGGCACCACCTTGCTCGATGGTACTGGCCTGGCCAGCAATTACACGGTCAGCGATCCGCTCGGCTTGACGGCCAGCATCGGCCGCGCGACGATAAGCAGCGTGTCCGGCATCACGGCCGGCGACAAGGTGTATGACAGCACGACCTTGGCGGCCTTGAACACTGCCGGCGCCTCGTTCAACGGCATGCTGGCCGGCGATCAGTTGAGCGTGGCTGGCGCCGGCGGCCTGTTCAGCGACAAGAACGTCGGCAGCGGCAAGACCGTCGCGATCAGCGGCATCGCGCTGGGCGGCGCCGACGCCGGCAATTACCTGCTGGCCAGCGACACGGCCAGTAGCAGCGCCACGATCGCGGCGGCGACGCTGACCGCCAGCGCCAGCGGCATCGACAAGGTGTACGACGGCGGCACTAAGGCCAGCGTGACCTTGGGCGATAACCGGCTGGCCGGCGACGTGCTGACCGTCAGCAATAGCGGCGCGCAGTTCAGCGACAAGAACGTCGCCAGCGGCAAGGCGGTGACCGTCAGCGGCATCAGCCTGAGCGGCGCCGATGCGGGCAACTATATCGTCAACGACACGGCCGGCACCAGCGCCAGCATCACGCCGGCCACGCTGACGGTCAGTGCCAGCGGCATCGACAAGGTGTACGACGCCGGCACGGCGGCCAGCGTCACCCTGCGCGACAACCGCATCGGCAATGACGTGCTCAGCATCAGCAGCGGCAGCGTGAACTTCAGCGACAAGAATGCCGGCGTCGGCAAGACGGTGACCGTCAACGGCATCAGCATCAGCGGCGCCGACGCCGGCAATTACACCGTCAACACGACGGCCAGCACCAGCGCCTCGATTACGCCGGCGCTGCTGACGGTGAAGGTCAATAATGCCGAGAAAGACCAGGGCGGCATCAATCCGGCGTTCAGCGTCAGTTACAACGGCTTGCTGGGCGCCGATACGGTGGCATCCGAAGTCAGCGGCGATCTGCGCTTCAATACGCCGGCCGGGGCCGGTTCGGTGATCGGCAATTACCTGGTATCGGCGGCGGGCCATGCATCGAACAATTATGCGCTGAATTATGTCGACGGCGTGTTGACGGTCAATCCGACCGTCGCCTTGCAAAGCGCGGTGGCGAATGTGATCGGCGTCACGGCAGTGGTGCCGGCGCAAGGAAATATGGTAGCCTCGGATGTGGCTGTCGGTCTCGACGCCAGCGATAACAAAGGGGAGGCGCGCACCGTCAAGCCGCTGATCCAGGCCAGCGGCGCGCTGGCCAGCTATGCGGTGCCGGGCTTGAACCTGACGGTGATCGACCGTGGCATGAATGTGCCGGCCGAGGCCAGGGCGGCGTCCGCGGCTGACGATTAA